The sequence ACTGTTCGTCAACCGTTACGGTTTGTGTAGGGAGGTTCGCCATTCGTGTTAGTCCTGTAGGAGCGTGTTTGCTTTTTTCTCCGCGATAGCTTCCAGCGTCTTCCAGCACTGGTAGAGGCCGCGCGGAATGTGGAAGCAGCCTTTCCATTTACCACCTTTGAGTGACAACAGCACCTCACCCTGCCGGTTGAGATAGCCGAACCATTCGCCGTATTCGTCATCCGGAAAATGCGCCCATGTGTAGGCATGTACTTTCTCGAACCACTGCCAGCAACGTTCGTCACCCGTGTGCAGATACCCTTTTAACAAGCTGATGATGGTTTCAATATGCACCCACCAGAGCTTCTGATCCCATTCCAGTTGCTGGGGTGGATAACCTTTCACATCCAGAAAATAGAAGATCCCGCCGTATTGCTTATCCCAGCCATATTCCAGAATAGACAGCGTCTGATCGACTGCCTTACGCATCAACGCCTGATCGCCCGAACGCTCGGCCAGATCCATGATAAACCACATCGATTCGAGGCCATGACCCGGATTGACCAACCGCCCTTCGAACGAATCCGAGAAAGAGCCATCGGGCGCAATATGCTCCAGAATCAAGCCAAGATCGGGGCGGTAAAACTCCTCCATGACCGCACGGATACCCGATTCCATGGTTTGTTCGACCAATCCGGGTTTCAGGAGGGGTTCAATTTCCAGTACCAGATTGCACAGAATCATGGGTAGCGCAAAACTCTTCAGTGGTCGCGTTTCAGGAAATGCTTTGTTGTAGTCTCCTTTTGGATTATCCTTCCGATGGATAATGTTCAGAAACGTCTCTACCGCAATATCGGCGTATTCTTTAATACCCGTTGCCTGATACAACTGCCCAAAGGCCATGGTGGCGAAGCAATCGGAGAAAATATTGTACGGCTGAATGAGCGGTTTGCCTTCGCGGGTGAGTGAGAAATACCAGTTTCCGGCATCATCACGACCGTGTTCTTTGAGAAATTCGGCTCCCTGAATGGCGAAATCGAGCCATTCCTGCTTCTTTTCGACCCGGTTGTAGAGCATCGAGAAACACCAGACCTGACGCGCCTGTAACCAGACAAATTTATCGGTGTCATACACGGAGCCCTTCCGATCGAGACAGGTAAAATAGCCGCCAAACTCATTATCGATTGAGTTTTTCAACCAGAATGGGATGACATCATTCAATAGATTGTCCTGATAAAGACGTTGGTAATCGTTTAACTGCATGGCAGTGGGTAATGAACGTTTGCGTTGAACTAACCGTGTTTTCACTGCTTGATGCAGGTTCTTGAACCTTCTTACCAGCAGCAACTTATTTAATAATCATCTTTACAATCAAAAGACTCAAAATGACTATCAATTATAAAGAATCATTAACTTATTAAATGAATTTATTAAGTGCAAGGCGAAATACAGCATTATCTACTGTTGTCGCAAGCTTACTGGCGAATTTTTTTATGGAAGAACAGAAATTGTTTATTTAATAATATTCTTTCGAGATAATTCAACAAACAGTAAAATATTTGACAATAGCGCAGATTATCCAAATAATATCCTTTTGATAGCTACTTATATCAACGCCAGGACTCGATCTCTAACCAGAAGACAGGCCCCAACAATACCGGCATGTTCACCCAGCTTTGAGAGTTTCAGTTGCGTATCGGTATTGACCAGATTCAATGAATACTTGTTAATGGCTGTCTTGATCGGCAGCTCAATGTAATCGCCCGTCGATGCAAGGCTACCGCCCAGAATCACCAGCTCGGGGTTAAACACATTGATCAGAAAAGCAATGCCACGCCCGAGCCTGTCACCTACCCGCGCGATCAGGTCAATGGCCAGCACATCTTCATTTTTGGCCGCCTGGATAATATCTTCCATCATGATTGCTTCAGGAAGCGTATCGTTACGCGACAAAACAGAGGTTGATCCTTCCTTCAGCTTCTCACGAAACATACGGGTAAGCGCCCATCCGGAAGCTTCCGTTTCCAGACAACCTTTCTTGCCACAATGACAAATAAGTTCGTTATCGAAAATCGGGATATGACCTAACTCCCCTGCATAGCCGGACTTACCATAATACAACTGTCCATCAATCAGAATACCGACGCCAATACCGTAATCCAGATTTAGGAACAGAACGTCTTTTTCTTTCCCGACAGCACCTACGCAAAATTCGCCGTAAGCCATGGCGCGTGTGTCATTTTCCAGAAAAACCCGGATGCCTACTTTGCTTTGGATAATTTCACTCAGCGGCTGCTCGTCGAAGAAAAAGAAACTGTAACTATAGCCCGTCGAATAGTTGATCCGCCCTGACAGATTCAGGCCAATGCCCAGAATCCGGTCTTTATTAATGGGCAGGCTGGCAATGAAGTCATTAATGTACTGGCACAAAACCTCCAGCGATTCTTCTGTATTATCCAGTTTATAGGCCAGGTTCTCGGTAACTTTAATCAGGCTTTTCTGGAGGTTCAGCAGGCCAATATTGATGTGGCTGTGTTTTACATCGACGCCAATGAAGAAGGCAGAATCAGGAACAACCCCATATAAATTAGGCTTACGTCCGCCCGTCGATTCAATTTTACCGTAATCCTGCACTAACCCATCGCTGATGAGTTCATTAACGACTGTAGTAACTTTAGGAACGCTTATCGTTAGCTCCTTACTGAGTTCAGGTATGATTGCATTACCTGCATTGGCAAAATAGCTAAGAATATTCTGTTTAAAATTAAGGCCTTTGCTGCTAGTTTTAGAATTGGTTGACGACTTACCCATCAGATCCTCTTTACTACTTTTCCCCAAACTTACTAAGATCTGCCAATAGGCTGATGTGGGCCAGATTTTTATTTACAGATCGTTGCAGGACGCTACGGTTAGTCCATTCATTAATTGTAGCCGATTGGGACGGACACTTGCCTGGCTACTAACCTCGTTTCAGCTTTTGTTTTCGGCGTTGACGCCAGTATTTGATATCTGAGGTTAAATTTTCGAGAAAAAAAGACGGCCCTACGGATATATAGAATCCGGTATAATTGATCTGACTTTCGGGAATGTCTTTTTTTAATATAAAGCGGTATCCAATCAATGCATTTACGCCAAACCAGTGGAGTGGCCGGAGCCAACGTATCGTTGGAAACTGATACGCTGACAGAACGCCAACCCCAAGCGGCAGAAAAATACCACGAGCGACTTCAAAATCCTTGGCCTGATCGTCGTTGCGTTCGTAGCGGGAGTGTCCATAGCCAAATTCGATCGGTGTACTGACCTCGAATGAGTTTCGGCGAAGCCAGTAACGTTCATAATAGACAGTAGCAATACGGAGGTGGCGCGTCACAGACTCTGATGTATTTGGCAAAAGCCCCGGCTGGTCCAGATGCTGGTTGATAAAATAAAATCCGGCTCCTGCCTTGAAGCTGGCATCCCTTACTCCTTTAATAGCCGGTCGGTCATGCGTTGCAGGGAATAAAAATCCGGCCCGAATACCATAAACACTCACTGGTATGCGTCGGCCATTGTCGTTGCGCGTATCACTGAAGAAGTAGAATCGCTGATCGGTCGATGCAGTGAAGGTGAGCGCGTTAGGCCGCGTTTCAATGCCTTTAACCGTGTCTTTTAATGGGGTGACTCGCTGATTTGGCCGGGCAATAACTGAGGAAATTAGCTGAATGACCAGAAGCAATGTACTAATTGCTCGCAGGGGCCAATGGCCAGAAATCATTCCGGTTCGGTAAAAGCTTATCATAATGTTCGTGAGAACTATAACCGATAAAACCCCGGATGGTTAAAATGTTCTATCTTATTGTATTCTGAATGCAATCGAGGCTGTTTTTTCAGCAGCCTTTATCAGGTTTCGATTCGTCAACTCTACTCTCTGGCTATCAGGAGCTAACAAAAAACGCTAAATTGAGTATTTCAGAGTAATCCGGCTACGAATCGTCGACGAAGAAGGGGCTACTTTCTAAAAAAAATTCAATTTTAAAAATCGACACACGCCTGTTTCTTTACCTGCCGCAGGTAAATCCGTGCTTTCGTCTACATTATATTAGCGCTATTTTTTTGTACTTACTTTTGATGGGAACGTTCCCGAGAACGATTGCATAAAAAAATTCCGGTAATTTCTTCTTTATGTTTAGTTTTCTTCGAAAGCTTACGTAAAGTGCTCTTCAGCAATCAGATATCTAGATTTTTTCTTTGTCATTGAATAATCCATAAATGATAAGTATGCCTGTATAATTAACCCGGAATAAGTAGAAATCCTTATCCAGAATGCTTTGACCTACACAAAACAGTGTCATATCGTGTCTCACAAGCCATATTCAGCCTACAGCGCCGAGGAGTTCGCCCTCGACGATTTGTTCGTTCGCTGGGTTCAACACCCAACCGACGAAGAGGTGGTGGCTTATTGGCAAATCTGGCTGGCTCACAACCCAGAATGTGCAGATACGGTTGAGATTGCGCGTGAATTAGTTCGAACCGCTTCGCTACCCACCAGTCTGTTGTTAACCCCGGATGAAACATCGTCGGTATGGTGGCGTATTCGCGAATCGCTGCAAACGATGGAAGATCTCCGACCGTTGCAACCCGACGTTCGCGCTGTAGTTGGCTGGTGGTATTTTTTGAGAACGGTGGCGGCTACACTAGGTGTCGTTCTGCTCATCGGCTGGGCTTTATGGATACAGTATGGCCCTGATCAGTCAATAAAAACGATTACGACAACAGCTGGGCCTCCCCGAACCATTAATTTACCAGATGGCTCGATTGTACAGCTTCATGCCAATAGCCAGCTACGGTACGACCGGCGCGGTTTTGCCGGGCAATGGTCCGACGATACGCCACGGGCTGTATGGCTGGAGGGCGAAGCTGATTTTTCAGTAACTCATCGCAATGATACGTCTTCGGCGCGATTATTTCGGGTGCATACGCCCGACCTTACCGTTGAAGCCGTGGGTACAACATTCCGGGTTCAGCAAGGTCCCGGATGCACACGAGTAGCTCTGACATCGGGGCAGGTCAACTTACTACTCAATCAAAAGAAACCCATACGGCTTAACCCCGGCGACTCAGTCGAGGTAGCAGAGGGCTCAGTTCAGGCATTACCCTAACACTCCCTCCGTTAATATCTCAGCGTGCTTTATTAATTATCAACCTATCTATTACAAACTCTAAATTCTTACCTGAATGCAAAACACAATTACCTCTCAGCCGAGGCTACCATCTCTACGACGGTTATCTCCACGACGAACATGGCTCCCCTTACTTGGTCTGACGGCACTTACCCTGCTTGGGCAACCAGCCTTCAGTGCGCCCCCCACGGCCAAGTTTAAATCAGACAACCCAGCCCAGGAACGCTCCGTTTCAGGGAAAGTACTGTCTGGCGATGATAATACCGCGTTACCTGGCGTAAGCGTTGCCGTGAAGGGCACCACGCGCGGCACGACTACTGACGCAAACGGTGAATACCGGATCAACATTCCTACCAGTCAGGCCGTACTGGTCTTCTCGGCAGTCGGCTTTGTGAATCAGGAGGTTACTGTCGGCAATAAGTCGGCAATCAACATAACCTTAACGACCGATACCCGTGCCCTGAACGAAGTGGTGGTGGTTGGTTACGGTTCGCTGAAAAAGAGCCAGACAACCGGTGCCATCTCCTCGGTTACACCAAAGCAAATCACCGAACAACCCGTTACCAACATCGGACAGGCCATGCAGGGTCGGGTAGCGGGTGTGGATGTGGCTCAGTCGGGTAGCCGCCCAGGTTCCGTACCAACGATCCGTATCCGTGGGCGTCGTTCGTTCAACGCCGGTAATGATCCATTGTATGTTGTGGACGGAATACCGCTTGCCAGAGAGTACGAAGACATCAACCCGAACGATGTGGGTTCGATGGAAATCCTGAAGGATGCTACCGCAACTGCAATCTACGGTGCCAGAGGTGCCAACGGGGTCGTACTGGTTACGACCAAGCGGGGTAATCCAACGGGTAAAACAACCATCAGCTACGATAACTATGTTGGTTTTACCGATGCCCTTGATAAAGTCCATCTGTTCAGCGGTTCCGAGTTTGCCGAATTCGTCCGCGAAGCTTATCGAACTACGGGCAACTACAAAGACGTAAACGGAAATCCAGTCCCAACAGGAGTAGCCGATGCCTATGCTGACTCGAAAGTGGCAGTACTGGGTGGCGACCCGAACGTAGCAGCTGGCCTTGCCGCGAACCGGAATACGGATTGGCAGTCGTTGATTCTGAAACAGGGGATTCAGCAGAACCACTCATTGGGCATTCAGGGGGGCAATGAAAAAACGCAGTTCTATATTTCGGCTGGCTTTTTTCAGGATAAAGGGATCATGCCTGGGCTTGATTTTACCCGCTATTCATTACGTGCCAATGTTGATCACCAGATTAATAAGGCACTTAAAGTGGGGCTTGCTTCGTATATGATGTACTATCTGCGCAACGGGGAGAACCTGAACCCATACAATTTTACGCTTCAGCAGAATCCGCTTGGTCGGCCTTACGATGATAACGGAAACCTGATTTTCTCGCCTACCAATGATGCACTGCTCACCAATCCGCTTGCTGAGGTTATACCGGGAGCACAGATTGAGGAACGGAAGAAATACCGCATTTTCAATAGTGTTTATGCAGAGGTAAATATTCTCGACGGGTTAAAATACCGGGTTAATTTCGGGCCTGATTTTACGATCAACCGATATGGCCGCTTCATCGGTGCTCAAACGAACGCCCGGAAATTTGGTGATCCTCAGGCTTCTAATGCTGCCGCCTTTAATTTTGACTACACGCTGGAGAACGTCGTAACGTACAACAAAAAAATTGGCGATCACAATTTCGGTATCACAGCGCTGCAATCTATTCAGCGTGATAATTCCGAGTTTAATAACATTAACGTGCAGGGTGTTCCAGCCGAATCGCAGCAGTTCTACAATGTAGGCAATGCCAGTTCGGTACTGGGCGTAAGCAGTGGCCTGATTCAGTGGACCATCAACTCCTACATGGGCCGTGTCAACTATGACTACAAAGACAAATACCTTGTAACGGCCACGCTGCGCCGGGATGGATCGAGCCGGTTTGGCGAAAATACCAAGTACGGTAACTTCCCCGGTATTGCCCTGGGCTGGAATATCAACAATGAAGACTTCATGAAAGGATCTACCTGGGTCGATCTGCTGAAACTACGGGTCAGTCGTGGTTCGGTAGGTAATCAGGGCGTGGCACCCTATCAAACGCAGGGTCTGCTGGGTCGTACGGTGTATGCCTTTGGTAATACTCCTGCCTATGGGTATCGCCCCGAAACGATCGGCAATCCTGATTTGCGCTGGGAAACCTCAACGACTACCAATATTGGTGTCGATTTCAGCCTGTGGCGTGGTCGGGTAGCGGGTGCCATTGAATTGTACCAAACCCGAACGACCGATCTGCTGCTTTCTGACCAGTTGCCAACATCGATTGGGTTCAACGCAGTTACCCGGAACATTGGCGAAACCCAGAACAAAGGGTTAGAAGCCAGTATATCGACCGTGAATGTGAACACGAAGAGCGGCTTCAAGTGGACCTCCGATATCGTGTTTACCAAGAACACAGAATCCATCATTTCTCTCTTTAACGGACCTATTGATGATGTGGGCAACAAACGATTCATCGGCAAACCCCTGACCGAGTTTTATGACTATAAGAAAGCGGGTATCTGGCAGACCAACGAAGCCGACGCGGCTAAATCCTACCAGAGTGCTGTTGGTCAGATTAAAGTGCAGGATACGAATAATGACGGTAAAATCACGGCTGAGGACCGGGTGTTCCTGGGCTCCGACATTCCAACCTGGAGTGGTGGTATTACTAACCGGTTTAGTTATAAAGGGTTTGACCTCAACTTCTTTATTTATGCCCGGATTGGCCAAACCATCCTGAGCGGTTTCCACCGCGATAACAACCAGCTGGCAGGTCGATACCAGCAGATTAAAGTGGATTACTGGACACCTAACAATCCAACAAATGAGTTCCCCCGTCCTAACTCAAGCCAGGAATTCCCCGTGTACAACCAGGCTATTTATTACTTCGACGGTTCATTCGTGAAGGTTCGGAATATCAACTTTGGTTACACGTTCCCGGCAAGCATTACTTCGAAACTCCGTATGCAGTCGCTCCGTTTGTTTGCCAGCATTCAGCAGCCGTTCATCTTTTCGAGCTACCGGTCGAAGTATAACGGTGTTGACCCTGAAACAAGCGCAAGTGATGGTGTGGTCAGCAACGGTGTTGTGCCAGCTACCCGGGTAACGACCTTTGGTTTGAACGTCAAATTCTAAGCACACAGCCAGTAAGCGATGTGTTTATAAACATCTTAAGATTCAAAGACATGAAATCAACTATTTATCATAAATCATTCCGTATTCTGGCACTTACCGCTCTGCTATTCAGCGGCCAGGCCTGTAAGGATATACTGGATGAAAAAGTTATCTCCAATATTGGAAATGACTATATCAACACCCCAAAAGGTTTTGAAGATGCCAGCAAAGCCGCTTATTCGTCCATGCGAAATTTTTACGGATCGGAACGGGGGCTGACAATGACCGAATACGGTACGGACATCTACACCACTGGTGCTGATGGTAGCTACAAAGGGTTTCACTTTTACGACACCCAGATGAACAGCTTTGTTGATATCATTCAACAAGTGTGGGAAGAGTTGTATCGAGGCATCAATACCTGCAATGCCGTGATTGAACGTGCTCCGGCAGCTACCGTTTCGGACGCTACTAAAAAACTACGGGTAGCCGAGATGAAATTTCTGCGGGCGCATTATTACTTTATTCTGGTGCAACAGTGGGGTGGAGTCGACTTACGGCTGACGGAAACAATACTCCCAACAAAAAAAACCGGCCGGGCTACCGAAGCCGAAATTTATAAAGCGATTACGACTGATCTGGAAGCGGCTATAACGGATCTGCCTACCACCAAGGCATCTGCGCAATCGGCCAGTGATTACGGGCGGGCGACCAAATCGGCTGCCGAACATTTACTGGCTCGTGTCTATCTGACCAAAGCAACTTCGTCGGCTAAAGCAACTGACGATTATGCCAAAGCCGCGACCTATGCACAGAGCGTAATTGCCAACTATGGCTACAAGCTGTTGCCCGATTTTGCCAGTGTATTTGCGCAGGGAAGTGGTGAAATCAACGACGAAGTCATCTTTTCGGTACAGTACACATCTGATCCATTGACTAACGTTAATACGGCAAACCTGAATAATGGAGAAGGCAACAAGCTTCACTTATATTTTGGTATGCAGTACGACGTGCAGCCCGGCATGAAACGGGATATTGCAGGTGATCGCCCGTTTAAGCGGCTGCGCCCAACGACCTATTTGACCGAAACGGTTTTCAAAGATCGGGTAAACGACTCGCGCTACAAGAAAACCTTCAAGGATACATGGTTGAGCAACAACCCCGGAGCGAACCTGAATACCTCTTTTGACAACAGTAAGGCTAAGATGACATTGAAACTGGGCGATACGGCTATTTATATTCCGGGTGTTGAATGGACTGTGGCACAACGAGCCGCCAAGCCTTACCAGGTTTTGGTACCCAGCGCCTACACAGCAGCTCTCTTTCCAACGCTGCAAAAATTCCTCGACCCCAACCGTCCTGATCTAACCTACGAACCGGGTAGCCGCGATTATCTGGCGTTCCGCCTGGCCGAAACGTATCTGATTTTGGCCGAAGCTCAACTCAAGCAAGGTAAAACAACAGAAGCTGCTGCCGCGCTCAACGTAGTCCGTCGACGTGCTGCCTGGCCTGGAAAAGAAACGGCTATGGAGCTGACCCCTGCACAGGTGGATATGGAGATGATCATGCAGGAACGCGCCCGTGAACTGGCTGGTGAACAAACCCGCTGGATGGATTTAAAACGCTGGGGAAATCTGGTTGAACGGGTTAAATTATACAACCCCGATGCCGCTGCCAACGTAAAAGACATACATAATTTACGGCCAATTCCACAAACACAGATTGACCGGACAGAAAACGCAGGATTCAAACAGAATCCAGGATTTTAACGAATAACGTTTAAGTGGTAAAAGAGCGAAAGAGTGAATGAGTGAAAATAACTGCCAACTGGTTTTCACTTATTTACTCTTTCGCTCTTTCACCATTTACAAACAGTAGAACAGACCTGATTTGCCCTTATTTGAAGACGGAAAACGATTTATTTCACGATCAGTACCCGTGTGTATCGGGTCTATACTGACTATCCCATTTTTCTACCATGCAGGAGACTGTAAACAGGCGGCAGTTCCTCACTACGGCCGGATTATCGGCACTGGCCCTCACTACTGGCGTCAATCGGCTATTCGCCCAGGCAGAACTGGCAAAACCATCGGGTCTAAAAATTGCCTATTCGGCTATTACGTGGGGCGGCAATGATGCCCAGGCCATTACTGACCTGGCAGCCCTGGGCTATAAAGGAATTCAACTTCGGGCCAATACCTTTGGTCCATATAAAGCGAAACCTTCCGAACTCAAAGCCTTGCTCGACCAGAACCATTTGACACTGGCCATGTTTTCGAGCGGAAATGTCGAGATCGATCCGGCGAAAGAGCAAAGTACCATCGATATGCACGTGGCCCACGCTAGTTTTGTAAAAGCACTGGGTGGGTCGGCGTTTCAGATGACCAATAGCCTCCGTCCGAAAGACCGGTTGCCAACAACCGAGGAATTGAAACG comes from Spirosoma aureum and encodes:
- a CDS encoding RagB/SusD family nutrient uptake outer membrane protein, which encodes MKSTIYHKSFRILALTALLFSGQACKDILDEKVISNIGNDYINTPKGFEDASKAAYSSMRNFYGSERGLTMTEYGTDIYTTGADGSYKGFHFYDTQMNSFVDIIQQVWEELYRGINTCNAVIERAPAATVSDATKKLRVAEMKFLRAHYYFILVQQWGGVDLRLTETILPTKKTGRATEAEIYKAITTDLEAAITDLPTTKASAQSASDYGRATKSAAEHLLARVYLTKATSSAKATDDYAKAATYAQSVIANYGYKLLPDFASVFAQGSGEINDEVIFSVQYTSDPLTNVNTANLNNGEGNKLHLYFGMQYDVQPGMKRDIAGDRPFKRLRPTTYLTETVFKDRVNDSRYKKTFKDTWLSNNPGANLNTSFDNSKAKMTLKLGDTAIYIPGVEWTVAQRAAKPYQVLVPSAYTAALFPTLQKFLDPNRPDLTYEPGSRDYLAFRLAETYLILAEAQLKQGKTTEAAAALNVVRRRAAWPGKETAMELTPAQVDMEMIMQERARELAGEQTRWMDLKRWGNLVERVKLYNPDAAANVKDIHNLRPIPQTQIDRTENAGFKQNPGF
- a CDS encoding SusC/RagA family TonB-linked outer membrane protein; the encoded protein is MQNTITSQPRLPSLRRLSPRRTWLPLLGLTALTLLGQPAFSAPPTAKFKSDNPAQERSVSGKVLSGDDNTALPGVSVAVKGTTRGTTTDANGEYRINIPTSQAVLVFSAVGFVNQEVTVGNKSAINITLTTDTRALNEVVVVGYGSLKKSQTTGAISSVTPKQITEQPVTNIGQAMQGRVAGVDVAQSGSRPGSVPTIRIRGRRSFNAGNDPLYVVDGIPLAREYEDINPNDVGSMEILKDATATAIYGARGANGVVLVTTKRGNPTGKTTISYDNYVGFTDALDKVHLFSGSEFAEFVREAYRTTGNYKDVNGNPVPTGVADAYADSKVAVLGGDPNVAAGLAANRNTDWQSLILKQGIQQNHSLGIQGGNEKTQFYISAGFFQDKGIMPGLDFTRYSLRANVDHQINKALKVGLASYMMYYLRNGENLNPYNFTLQQNPLGRPYDDNGNLIFSPTNDALLTNPLAEVIPGAQIEERKKYRIFNSVYAEVNILDGLKYRVNFGPDFTINRYGRFIGAQTNARKFGDPQASNAAAFNFDYTLENVVTYNKKIGDHNFGITALQSIQRDNSEFNNINVQGVPAESQQFYNVGNASSVLGVSSGLIQWTINSYMGRVNYDYKDKYLVTATLRRDGSSRFGENTKYGNFPGIALGWNINNEDFMKGSTWVDLLKLRVSRGSVGNQGVAPYQTQGLLGRTVYAFGNTPAYGYRPETIGNPDLRWETSTTTNIGVDFSLWRGRVAGAIELYQTRTTDLLLSDQLPTSIGFNAVTRNIGETQNKGLEASISTVNVNTKSGFKWTSDIVFTKNTESIISLFNGPIDDVGNKRFIGKPLTEFYDYKKAGIWQTNEADAAKSYQSAVGQIKVQDTNNDGKITAEDRVFLGSDIPTWSGGITNRFSYKGFDLNFFIYARIGQTILSGFHRDNNQLAGRYQQIKVDYWTPNNPTNEFPRPNSSQEFPVYNQAIYYFDGSFVKVRNINFGYTFPASITSKLRMQSLRLFASIQQPFIFSSYRSKYNGVDPETSASDGVVSNGVVPATRVTTFGLNVKF
- a CDS encoding AGE family epimerase/isomerase → MQLNDYQRLYQDNLLNDVIPFWLKNSIDNEFGGYFTCLDRKGSVYDTDKFVWLQARQVWCFSMLYNRVEKKQEWLDFAIQGAEFLKEHGRDDAGNWYFSLTREGKPLIQPYNIFSDCFATMAFGQLYQATGIKEYADIAVETFLNIIHRKDNPKGDYNKAFPETRPLKSFALPMILCNLVLEIEPLLKPGLVEQTMESGIRAVMEEFYRPDLGLILEHIAPDGSFSDSFEGRLVNPGHGLESMWFIMDLAERSGDQALMRKAVDQTLSILEYGWDKQYGGIFYFLDVKGYPPQQLEWDQKLWWVHIETIISLLKGYLHTGDERCWQWFEKVHAYTWAHFPDDEYGEWFGYLNRQGEVLLSLKGGKWKGCFHIPRGLYQCWKTLEAIAEKKANTLLQD
- a CDS encoding ROK family protein; the protein is MGKSSTNSKTSSKGLNFKQNILSYFANAGNAIIPELSKELTISVPKVTTVVNELISDGLVQDYGKIESTGGRKPNLYGVVPDSAFFIGVDVKHSHINIGLLNLQKSLIKVTENLAYKLDNTEESLEVLCQYINDFIASLPINKDRILGIGLNLSGRINYSTGYSYSFFFFDEQPLSEIIQSKVGIRVFLENDTRAMAYGEFCVGAVGKEKDVLFLNLDYGIGVGILIDGQLYYGKSGYAGELGHIPIFDNELICHCGKKGCLETEASGWALTRMFREKLKEGSTSVLSRNDTLPEAIMMEDIIQAAKNEDVLAIDLIARVGDRLGRGIAFLINVFNPELVILGGSLASTGDYIELPIKTAINKYSLNLVNTDTQLKLSKLGEHAGIVGACLLVRDRVLALI
- a CDS encoding FecR family protein, producing MSHKPYSAYSAEEFALDDLFVRWVQHPTDEEVVAYWQIWLAHNPECADTVEIARELVRTASLPTSLLLTPDETSSVWWRIRESLQTMEDLRPLQPDVRAVVGWWYFLRTVAATLGVVLLIGWALWIQYGPDQSIKTITTTAGPPRTINLPDGSIVQLHANSQLRYDRRGFAGQWSDDTPRAVWLEGEADFSVTHRNDTSSARLFRVHTPDLTVEAVGTTFRVQQGPGCTRVALTSGQVNLLLNQKKPIRLNPGDSVEVAEGSVQALP